One genomic segment of Alkalimarinus alittae includes these proteins:
- a CDS encoding tetratricopeptide repeat protein, translated as MIRLLSPHYVAGVFAVLISFTAISPNAVQANDSTTSKLPDRLATGMMLYELHQDNFFDAIIRSSNLTDEQMVLHLALSESRFGLTDQAKEQYDHLRATGSDKARATAFFQLGVMAYNQSDWSSALEWFKKAERNIDKSLLPELQYYKANVYIHEEKHNTAAKILGQMSAGLWASYAYYNLAMSYAAMDSEPTRSIISLRVADALNPKDSATLIELKDQIALSAGYLAVQAEDYDKALSFLNQVRVNSDLAAKALYMHGVANASKDQYRAAIQSWYRVKKYPLINTGVADAFLAIPYAYDKEGYSSKAISTYLEAISVFDKEIRNIEKITDAVSKDGASHVFFETSSLDDIEWFLSDSIATNTPKVAYFKLIMSDSRLHHQAKQSIEFERLYQNLKLWEYNLSVYDDMLKDRIKGYHQRIKKTNTAKRTKHINTIAHQAEVLKQSFSEASKNQDLMAVSAGTTLRRFDSVDALNQRLKKLKKTLPLGEYQTLSKRVQRLQGLVKWEAKEQYERNLRLNEETLMSLAKEIERYEQGLKNFEVMISKGPKKLQAFKLKVSSYKEKVKKIKHDVSRFREQQNKKLTEQVLTMLSEKKAEFVAHHETAQQRLVHLYEFVAMTQHAIKNKSTKGGEK; from the coding sequence ATGATTAGGCTATTGTCGCCTCATTATGTGGCGGGAGTGTTTGCTGTACTTATCTCATTTACAGCTATTTCACCGAATGCTGTTCAAGCAAACGACTCCACAACTTCAAAATTACCAGATCGATTGGCGACAGGGATGATGCTCTATGAGCTTCATCAAGATAATTTCTTCGATGCAATTATACGGTCATCCAATTTAACTGATGAGCAGATGGTACTTCATTTAGCTCTCTCAGAATCAAGGTTTGGTTTAACCGATCAAGCAAAAGAACAGTATGATCACCTTCGCGCTACAGGCAGTGACAAGGCAAGAGCCACAGCTTTTTTTCAGCTTGGGGTCATGGCTTACAATCAATCTGATTGGTCTTCAGCGCTTGAATGGTTTAAAAAAGCAGAAAGAAATATTGATAAGTCATTATTACCAGAGCTGCAATACTATAAAGCGAATGTTTATATACATGAAGAAAAGCATAATACGGCAGCTAAAATACTCGGCCAGATGAGTGCTGGGCTTTGGGCGTCGTATGCTTACTATAATCTTGCAATGTCCTATGCAGCAATGGATAGCGAACCCACACGCTCAATTATTTCGCTTCGTGTGGCTGATGCGCTCAACCCAAAAGATTCAGCGACCCTCATAGAGCTTAAAGATCAGATAGCACTATCTGCTGGCTATCTTGCAGTCCAGGCAGAGGATTATGATAAAGCGTTGAGTTTTTTGAATCAGGTCCGAGTGAATAGCGACCTAGCGGCTAAAGCGCTTTATATGCACGGTGTTGCAAACGCCAGTAAAGATCAGTATCGAGCGGCAATTCAATCGTGGTATCGAGTAAAGAAATATCCCCTTATTAATACGGGGGTAGCAGACGCGTTTTTAGCGATTCCTTATGCTTATGACAAAGAAGGCTACAGTAGCAAGGCAATTTCGACTTATCTCGAAGCCATTTCTGTTTTTGATAAAGAAATTCGTAATATTGAAAAGATAACTGATGCCGTCTCAAAAGATGGGGCAAGTCATGTGTTTTTTGAGACCAGTTCGCTAGATGATATTGAATGGTTTTTATCTGATAGCATCGCGACGAATACTCCTAAAGTAGCTTATTTCAAACTGATTATGTCTGATAGCCGGTTACATCATCAGGCAAAACAATCGATTGAATTTGAACGGTTGTATCAAAACCTAAAGCTTTGGGAGTATAACTTGTCCGTTTATGACGACATGTTAAAAGACCGCATTAAAGGCTATCACCAGCGGATCAAAAAAACCAATACCGCTAAACGAACCAAGCACATTAATACTATTGCTCATCAGGCAGAAGTGCTAAAGCAATCATTTTCTGAGGCAAGTAAAAACCAAGACTTAATGGCTGTCTCCGCAGGAACCACGTTAAGACGATTTGACTCAGTCGATGCGTTAAATCAGCGCCTTAAAAAGCTCAAAAAGACACTGCCGTTAGGCGAGTATCAAACCCTTAGTAAGAGGGTTCAGCGACTTCAGGGGCTGGTGAAGTGGGAAGCAAAAGAGCAATACGAACGTAACTTACGGTTGAACGAAGAAACACTCATGTCCTTGGCTAAAGAAATTGAGCGATATGAGCAAGGTCTAAAAAATTTTGAAGTGATGATATCAAAAGGTCCAAAAAAGCTTCAAGCATTTAAGTTGAAAGTGTCGAGCTATAAAGAAAAGGTTAAAAAAATAAAGCACGATGTGAGTCGCTTTAGAGAACAACAAAACAAAAAGCTAACCGAGCAAGTTCTTACAATGCTTTCTGAGAAAAAAGCTGAGTTTGTTGCTCATCACGAAACCGCGCAACAGCGACTTGTTCACTTGTACGAATTTGTAGCAATGACCCAGCATGCAATTAAAAATAAAAGTACTAAAGGAGGTGAAAAGTGA
- a CDS encoding tetratricopeptide repeat protein, which produces MPSLLRWSLVGILTVVSGVALGAAKNSFQIDFDAEPEVIGDIKPAFLNFDQEPLPAVPIKEIIRRYRQLFNDTSVPEVRIDVLHRLTNLEAIYGDPKERSLEEERELYKKALDSYEMIVGTGVYSNRIDELLYQTAKAYDFTGQHEKSLKSLEQLVGLYPNSYLAVEAQFRVGEAHFSLGQYKKAEKAYKKSLVNSEDSKFYDNALFMMGWSQFKQNKYDESGKTFIGVLDRLNKHAVEQKTNLLKLDGIQGETARDTLRALSITFSYEKGASGVDALLDQVGNKPYGYLLYLQLAERYLSQQRYEDSASAARAYINRFGGDSKSPMMHHSIINAYTKGGFPIKVWDEKETFVSNYSPAYVVSGRGSASQSSLSLNARAVTAENRVEVAQWLRQYLQELSHYYYVSAQKKTGTSNKAAIHSKVKNSHESDALYRKAGEYYRLLVAAFPADENVGEYSFLAAESFYKSNDLNMAIVDYEYSAYKSGSHSYALEAGYAAILTHNELKKNGRGEERHRLGSINLFTTHFPADKRVPAVLNDLANEHLSAGRYIEARDSSRAVIEHPLATKALKRSSWLVNGHSNFELIDYASAEHAYAMAIELLGNDTSTLSAVNERMAASIYRQGEIAVSSGDRQGGIDQFLRLGRIVPASALVANAQYDAAVQMLELKQWRKAIVVLARFQKDYPKNALAEDIPDKLIYAHLESGNKLEAANQLIALSKRHPNTEKSRKALYQAADLYSSAGVKNKSILLLTQYVNKYPKPFDLYIEGLQTISQYYGEAGELKKRDEWLQKIVKADAGAGSDRNTRSKFLAASASMQLVQESLDEFQAAKLNLPLKKSLKKKSALLKKAVDQLQTIPKYGVAQLTTEATFKLGEVYRQLGKDIMVSERPSTLNELQLEQYEILLEEQAYPFEEKSIEVHEINISRTKGGIYDNWVKESYQILGTIVPARYLRGEKSVGLDRNIQ; this is translated from the coding sequence ATGCCTTCATTATTGCGTTGGTCATTAGTCGGGATTTTAACCGTTGTTTCTGGGGTTGCTTTAGGGGCAGCAAAAAACTCTTTTCAAATAGATTTTGATGCAGAGCCAGAAGTAATAGGGGATATCAAGCCTGCTTTTCTCAATTTTGACCAGGAACCACTGCCTGCTGTCCCAATCAAAGAGATTATTCGACGCTACCGTCAGTTATTTAATGACACTTCGGTTCCCGAAGTAAGAATAGATGTCTTACATCGGTTAACGAACCTTGAAGCTATTTATGGCGACCCAAAAGAGCGATCGCTAGAAGAAGAGCGGGAGCTCTATAAAAAAGCACTTGATAGTTATGAAATGATCGTGGGTACAGGGGTTTACTCTAACCGTATAGATGAGCTTTTGTATCAAACTGCCAAGGCATACGATTTTACTGGTCAGCATGAAAAATCTCTTAAAAGTCTTGAGCAGTTAGTGGGGTTGTACCCAAACTCATACCTAGCCGTAGAGGCTCAGTTTCGAGTGGGTGAAGCCCATTTTTCGCTAGGGCAGTATAAAAAAGCAGAAAAAGCGTATAAGAAATCATTGGTAAACAGTGAAGATTCAAAGTTTTATGATAACGCCCTTTTTATGATGGGGTGGTCTCAGTTCAAACAGAATAAATATGATGAGTCGGGTAAGACCTTTATAGGTGTTTTGGATCGATTAAATAAACACGCAGTAGAGCAAAAAACAAACCTTCTTAAACTTGATGGCATCCAAGGGGAAACTGCGCGTGACACGTTACGTGCCTTGAGCATTACTTTCTCATACGAAAAAGGTGCTTCGGGTGTTGATGCTCTTTTAGATCAAGTAGGCAATAAGCCTTATGGGTATCTATTGTATTTGCAATTGGCAGAACGTTACCTGTCTCAGCAGCGGTACGAAGATAGTGCGAGCGCGGCCAGAGCTTATATCAATAGATTTGGTGGCGATAGTAAATCGCCAATGATGCACCACTCTATTATAAATGCTTATACAAAAGGCGGGTTCCCCATAAAAGTATGGGATGAAAAGGAGACGTTTGTATCTAACTATAGCCCTGCCTATGTGGTGTCGGGTCGAGGTTCTGCGAGTCAGTCATCATTATCACTTAATGCTCGTGCTGTTACAGCCGAGAACCGAGTGGAAGTGGCGCAATGGTTGCGGCAGTACCTACAAGAGCTTTCTCACTATTACTATGTTTCAGCTCAGAAAAAAACCGGTACTTCTAACAAAGCGGCTATTCATTCAAAGGTTAAAAATAGCCATGAATCGGATGCACTATATCGCAAGGCGGGCGAATATTACCGTTTGTTAGTGGCTGCATTTCCGGCGGATGAGAATGTGGGTGAATATAGCTTTTTGGCGGCCGAGTCGTTTTACAAGTCAAATGATCTCAATATGGCCATAGTGGATTACGAATACTCAGCATATAAGTCCGGTAGTCATTCCTATGCGCTTGAAGCTGGTTATGCTGCAATACTGACACATAATGAATTGAAGAAAAATGGGCGGGGGGAGGAACGTCATCGGCTTGGCAGCATTAACCTGTTTACAACACACTTCCCTGCAGATAAGCGAGTACCGGCTGTATTAAATGACTTGGCTAATGAACATTTAAGTGCAGGCCGATATATTGAAGCCAGGGATAGTTCTCGCGCGGTCATTGAGCACCCTCTAGCCACTAAAGCGTTAAAACGTTCTAGTTGGCTGGTTAACGGTCACTCAAACTTCGAGCTTATTGACTATGCCTCGGCTGAACATGCTTATGCTATGGCTATTGAATTACTGGGGAATGACACCAGCACACTGTCTGCGGTAAACGAACGTATGGCTGCCTCCATTTACAGGCAGGGTGAGATTGCAGTTTCTTCTGGTGATCGTCAGGGCGGCATCGATCAGTTTTTAAGATTAGGTCGCATTGTGCCAGCCTCCGCACTCGTTGCGAATGCTCAGTATGATGCAGCTGTGCAGATGCTTGAGCTAAAACAATGGCGAAAAGCCATCGTTGTTTTAGCGCGCTTTCAGAAAGACTATCCTAAGAATGCACTAGCAGAGGATATTCCAGATAAATTGATTTATGCGCATTTAGAAAGTGGCAATAAACTTGAAGCCGCGAATCAATTAATTGCTTTAAGCAAGCGTCACCCTAATACAGAGAAATCTCGTAAGGCACTTTATCAAGCGGCTGACCTTTATTCATCTGCAGGCGTTAAAAATAAATCTATCTTATTACTCACCCAGTATGTAAATAAGTACCCGAAACCGTTTGATCTATACATTGAGGGGCTGCAAACGATATCTCAATACTACGGTGAAGCCGGAGAGCTCAAAAAGCGTGACGAGTGGTTACAAAAGATTGTTAAAGCGGATGCTGGTGCAGGCTCTGATAGGAATACACGTTCTAAGTTTTTAGCTGCTTCTGCAAGTATGCAGCTAGTGCAAGAGAGTCTTGATGAGTTTCAAGCAGCTAAGTTAAATTTACCACTTAAAAAGTCACTTAAAAAGAAAAGTGCACTACTGAAGAAGGCTGTAGACCAATTACAAACGATTCCAAAGTATGGTGTCGCTCAATTGACAACAGAGGCAACGTTTAAGCTTGGTGAGGTGTATCGTCAACTGGGTAAAGACATTATGGTGTCTGAACGACCCTCCACGTTAAATGAACTTCAGTTAGAACAATATGAAATACTGCTTGAAGAGCAGGCTTACCCGTTTGAAGAGAAGTCTATTGAAGTTCACGAAATTAACATTAGTCGAACAAAAGGTGGCATTTATGATAATTGGGTTAAAGAAAGTTATCAGATATTAGGTACTATTGTTCCTGCACGTTATTTAAGAGGGGAGAAGTCTGTTGGCCTCGATCGCAATATTCAGTAG
- a CDS encoding tetratricopeptide repeat protein — protein sequence MASIAIFSSRLLSNMNSQQSIKVKPLSASRFCLQLSKLFCVAVFMFVLSACSGVAKKTASGPSEQAGADIAAIQVIDTITLQSYQQAIDLIEHGKLADADKLLIKVADKYPDLAAPLYNLGVIAENQKDIDSAVEYYNRAIAADKKYYLAYNNLGIISRSKGDFDQALSYYKLGLKAAPYNAELNYNMAVLNEIYLHDYKAAIKYYEQYLASFDDNSVSEPDKNVVSWIKDLKRRSK from the coding sequence TTGGCCTCGATCGCAATATTCAGTAGTCGATTATTATCTAACATGAATAGTCAACAAAGCATAAAGGTTAAGCCATTAAGCGCGAGTCGCTTCTGTTTACAGTTAAGTAAATTGTTCTGTGTTGCGGTGTTCATGTTTGTGTTGTCAGCTTGCTCAGGCGTGGCGAAAAAGACAGCGTCTGGTCCGAGTGAACAGGCGGGAGCTGATATTGCCGCTATTCAGGTGATAGATACGATCACTTTGCAAAGTTACCAGCAAGCCATTGATTTGATAGAACATGGTAAGCTAGCAGATGCAGATAAGTTACTCATAAAGGTGGCTGATAAATACCCTGATTTAGCTGCGCCGTTGTACAATTTAGGTGTTATCGCAGAAAACCAAAAAGATATAGACAGTGCTGTTGAGTATTATAATCGAGCGATAGCGGCAGATAAAAAGTATTATTTGGCGTATAACAACCTCGGGATTATTTCGCGCTCAAAAGGGGATTTTGATCAGGCTTTAAGTTATTACAAGCTTGGCTTGAAGGCAGCCCCTTATAATGCTGAATTGAATTACAATATGGCGGTTTTGAATGAGATTTATTTGCATGATTATAAGGCTGCAATTAAATATTATGAACAATACCTGGCATCGTTTGATGATAATAGTGTGAGTGAGCCCGATAAGAATGTCGTTAGTTGGATAAAAGATCTGAAGAGGCGAAGTAAATGA
- a CDS encoding MotA/TolQ/ExbB proton channel family protein yields the protein MTDTVVRFFQEGGLFMYPIAIVLVLGVAIAIERFVYLSLAKSANRNAFDKAILPLLKKRDYKRALEFSNDSQTAIASIMGAGLSRLINKQQREDIEYAMEEGLMETLPRLEKRTQYLATLANVSTLLGLLGTIIGLIAAFTAVANADPAEKASLLSQSISVAMNTTAFGLMSAIPLLLCHAVLQTKTNEIVDSFEMAGVKLLNIISEQPSINRD from the coding sequence ATGACTGATACGGTCGTTCGGTTTTTTCAGGAAGGTGGGTTGTTCATGTACCCGATTGCTATCGTACTAGTGTTGGGTGTCGCCATTGCCATTGAAAGGTTTGTTTATCTTAGTCTAGCAAAAAGCGCCAACCGAAATGCGTTTGATAAAGCAATATTGCCGCTACTTAAAAAGCGTGATTACAAACGTGCTCTAGAATTTTCAAACGATTCACAAACCGCTATCGCTTCAATTATGGGTGCAGGCTTAAGTCGATTGATTAACAAGCAGCAGAGAGAAGATATTGAATACGCCATGGAAGAAGGCTTGATGGAAACACTTCCAAGGCTTGAAAAGCGTACTCAGTATCTTGCCACTTTAGCGAATGTATCAACGTTACTTGGGTTATTAGGTACTATTATTGGTCTAATCGCAGCATTCACGGCAGTCGCCAATGCAGACCCCGCTGAAAAAGCGTCATTACTATCGCAAAGTATTTCTGTCGCGATGAACACTACAGCATTTGGATTGATGTCCGCTATTCCTCTTTTGTTGTGCCATGCAGTACTGCAAACCAAAACTAATGAGATAGTCGATAGTTTTGAAATGGCCGGCGTTAAATTACTCAATATCATTTCTGAGCAACCTTCAATAAACAGAGATTAA
- a CDS encoding ExbD/TolR family protein, protein MRRKHRKLHVEPELDITAFMNLMIVLVPVLLLSMVFAHTSILDLNFPSGPSDLELNDENLQLQVVIRSDALVVADSKGGLIKRIDNKDEAYQFEALRDLLKQLKARLPDKKDISLLAEKDTSYQTLVTVMDTVRSYPAVVAVSLVDAELFPDISIGDAPDLSVKDSNIGGAQ, encoded by the coding sequence ATGAGAAGGAAACATAGAAAATTACACGTTGAACCCGAGCTAGACATCACTGCCTTTATGAATTTGATGATCGTGCTGGTTCCCGTGCTATTGCTTAGTATGGTATTTGCGCATACCAGCATACTTGACTTGAATTTCCCGTCAGGGCCTTCAGACCTTGAGTTGAACGATGAAAATCTTCAGCTTCAAGTTGTAATTCGGTCTGATGCATTGGTAGTTGCAGACTCTAAAGGTGGGCTAATAAAGCGCATTGATAATAAAGATGAAGCGTATCAGTTTGAAGCGCTGCGAGATTTATTAAAGCAACTAAAGGCGCGCCTACCTGATAAAAAAGATATTTCGTTATTAGCTGAGAAGGATACATCATATCAGACACTGGTAACGGTGATGGATACCGTGCGTTCTTACCCTGCGGTTGTGGCTGTAAGTTTGGTGGATGCAGAGCTATTTCCAGACATCTCTATTGGAGATGCCCCTGATCTAAGCGTTAAAGATAGCAACATAGGAGGTGCTCAATGA
- a CDS encoding ExbD/TolR family protein gives MKVSRRANRMKRHYGRMHKTGGLNLVSLMDIFTILVFFLMVNSSDVKVLQQNPSIQLPESTANLDTKETLVLTVVGNDILIQGRKVANLLTLSGDDQVIAGIKNELEYQSSRNKRLVDADSNPAGLPITIMGDKDIPYASLKKIMESCVAANYTNISLAVSRMSRKEEG, from the coding sequence ATGAAGGTTTCAAGAAGAGCAAATCGTATGAAGCGGCATTATGGACGAATGCATAAAACTGGGGGGCTTAACCTGGTTTCGCTAATGGATATATTTACTATTTTAGTATTTTTCTTAATGGTAAATTCGTCTGATGTAAAAGTACTTCAGCAGAATCCTTCTATCCAGCTTCCTGAGTCTACTGCCAACCTCGACACTAAAGAGACGCTTGTTTTAACAGTTGTAGGGAATGATATTCTTATTCAGGGGCGAAAGGTGGCTAATTTATTGACGCTTTCAGGTGATGATCAGGTCATAGCAGGTATTAAAAATGAGCTAGAGTATCAATCATCGCGCAATAAGCGCCTAGTAGACGCAGATAGCAATCCTGCGGGTCTACCCATAACTATTATGGGTGATAAAGATATCCCTTACGCGTCTCTTAAAAAGATTATGGAAAGCTGTGTAGCTGCTAACTATACCAATATCTCGTTAGCCGTTTCTAGAATGTCACGTAAGGAGGAGGGATAG
- a CDS encoding AgmX/PglI C-terminal domain-containing protein has product MRQHYADNLVLPWSKVSSESKRYWAIVLLLFILVLPVALIIPNIQLPEKERSQLEALPPQLAKVIIEKKKVEPKPKEEPEPPKKEEPEKKPEQVKEEPKPTPEPKPKPKPKPKPEIKKTPPKKVVEEARKVAESSGLLALQDDLADMRATLDTGSLTSTPNMVAKTIAASASAVDASSALRGSGGVDTTGMSVPAETVALAQREGTVLEENEVEKLTAEAKKKGNDRSSGNIRRVFDQNKSSLFTLYHRELRKDPSLEGKLVLKLTIEPSGVVSSCEVVSSDLNSSSLERKIVSRVKLFNFGAQSVASKTITYPIDFFQS; this is encoded by the coding sequence ATGCGCCAACACTATGCCGATAACCTTGTGCTGCCTTGGAGTAAAGTTTCTAGCGAATCTAAGCGTTATTGGGCGATCGTTTTATTACTGTTTATTTTGGTGTTACCTGTAGCGCTTATTATCCCAAATATACAGCTTCCTGAAAAAGAGCGTTCTCAGTTAGAGGCGCTGCCTCCTCAACTCGCAAAGGTTATTATCGAGAAAAAAAAGGTGGAGCCCAAGCCCAAAGAAGAGCCTGAACCACCTAAAAAAGAAGAGCCTGAGAAAAAACCAGAGCAGGTTAAAGAAGAACCCAAGCCAACGCCTGAGCCAAAACCTAAGCCTAAGCCTAAGCCTAAGCCTGAAATTAAAAAGACACCCCCTAAAAAGGTTGTTGAAGAAGCGAGGAAGGTTGCAGAATCGAGTGGTTTGTTAGCATTGCAAGATGACTTAGCCGATATGCGTGCAACATTAGATACTGGGTCATTAACTTCAACACCTAACATGGTTGCAAAAACGATTGCCGCTAGCGCATCCGCTGTTGATGCAAGCAGTGCGCTTAGAGGTAGCGGAGGTGTAGATACAACAGGTATGTCGGTTCCAGCCGAAACAGTCGCATTGGCTCAGCGTGAGGGGACAGTACTAGAAGAAAATGAAGTTGAAAAGCTCACAGCTGAAGCTAAGAAAAAAGGGAATGATAGAAGTAGCGGTAATATCAGACGTGTGTTTGATCAAAATAAATCATCGCTGTTTACGTTATATCATCGAGAGTTGAGAAAAGACCCTTCTCTTGAAGGTAAGTTAGTTCTAAAACTCACGATAGAGCCGAGTGGTGTGGTTTCATCTTGTGAAGTTGTGTCCTCGGACTTAAACTCATCTTCGTTAGAGCGAAAGATTGTATCCAGAGTTAAATTATTTAATTTTGGTGCGCAGTCAGTTGCTTCAAAAACGATTACTTATCCTATTGATTTCTTTCAGTCATAA
- a CDS encoding MaoC/PaaZ C-terminal domain-containing protein: MEALENITYDELNIGDSATYTRTLTEEELVLFAAVSGDVNPVHLDKEYASKSLFKERIAHGMWSGALISASLATVIPGPGTVYLEQSLNFKRPVKLEDTLTVKLTVLRKEDRNRVVFDCEVINQDSDIVVTGEAKVIAPSEKMSLERPILPKITIGELPDA, translated from the coding sequence ATGGAAGCTTTAGAAAATATTACCTATGACGAACTAAATATCGGGGATTCAGCAACCTATACCCGTACACTAACAGAAGAGGAGTTAGTGCTTTTCGCTGCAGTATCAGGCGATGTCAACCCTGTTCACTTAGATAAAGAGTATGCAAGTAAGTCATTATTTAAAGAAAGAATTGCACATGGCATGTGGTCAGGGGCGCTTATATCAGCCTCTCTAGCCACCGTTATTCCAGGCCCCGGAACGGTATACCTTGAGCAAAGCCTCAATTTTAAACGCCCTGTTAAGCTTGAAGATACACTAACAGTTAAGCTAACTGTTTTACGCAAAGAAGACCGCAATCGCGTCGTGTTTGATTGTGAGGTTATTAACCAAGACTCAGATATTGTAGTAACAGGTGAAGCTAAAGTAATAGCGCCTTCTGAAAAAATGTCACTTGAACGCCCTATACTACCAAAGATTACGATTGGTGAGTTACCTGACGCTTAA
- a CDS encoding alpha/beta hydrolase, with translation MKKDEFILSTDDGHSIFVRSWKPSRKKPQGIVQISHGMAEHSERYTDTAQQLCAAGFIVFAHDHRGHGQSMNGSPAGHYAKKNGWALVKSDLDLVNKHISAKHPELPLFLLGHSMGSFISMSYLIDQNPKLAGVILSGSNYDHPIRYQALKPIIKAEKLRIGAEGKSPIINFLTFGSFNKGVPNPKTKFDWLSSNTDEVKRYIDDDACGFICTNQFWDDLTDGLISISSNTQLKKIASSLPIYLFAGCNDPVGNNSKGVRRLAHKLISSNHTDVSCKLYPGGRHEMLNETNKVNVVDDLIAWLTTKS, from the coding sequence ATGAAGAAGGATGAATTCATCCTCTCCACAGATGATGGACATAGTATCTTTGTAAGAAGCTGGAAGCCTTCTCGTAAAAAGCCACAAGGAATCGTGCAAATTTCGCACGGAATGGCTGAACACTCTGAAAGATATACCGATACCGCACAACAATTATGCGCCGCAGGATTTATTGTTTTTGCCCACGATCACAGAGGGCATGGACAATCGATGAATGGATCACCTGCGGGCCATTACGCTAAAAAAAATGGATGGGCGCTTGTTAAAAGCGATCTAGACTTGGTTAATAAACACATATCCGCAAAACACCCAGAACTGCCGCTGTTTTTGCTCGGCCACAGCATGGGCTCTTTTATATCCATGTCCTACCTAATTGATCAAAACCCAAAACTCGCTGGGGTTATTCTTTCAGGCTCTAATTATGACCACCCCATTCGTTACCAAGCCCTCAAACCAATCATTAAAGCTGAGAAACTTAGAATCGGCGCAGAAGGTAAAAGCCCCATTATTAACTTTCTTACCTTTGGCAGTTTTAACAAGGGAGTACCCAATCCAAAAACCAAATTTGATTGGCTTTCAAGTAATACCGACGAAGTTAAACGTTATATTGATGATGATGCTTGTGGCTTTATATGCACAAACCAGTTTTGGGATGATCTGACCGACGGGTTAATTAGCATTTCATCAAATACTCAACTAAAAAAGATAGCGTCAAGCCTTCCTATTTACCTATTTGCAGGCTGCAATGACCCTGTCGGAAACAATAGCAAAGGTGTTAGACGTCTTGCACACAAACTCATTAGCAGCAACCATACTGATGTTTCTTGCAAACTATATCCCGGTGGCCGACATGAAATGCTTAATGAAACAAATAAGGTAAACGTCGTTGATGATCTAATTGCTTGGCTAACAACTAAAAGCTGA